A single window of Mycosarcoma maydis chromosome 1, whole genome shotgun sequence DNA harbors:
- a CDS encoding uncharacterized protein (related to CDC23 - cell division control protein), whose protein sequence is MSDATVFDIDYPFPDLDATRARESLRFAALELSNRGLASSSRWTLELLQSVPYTGNLNSGLVLSDQSRSNHSAMVTSTPAPKRRSQARSLVPEHSTPALGVHQRMSVEPGAEDTSAGEGLESFAPGTFSSSPLVNSRLAHVASPRDDPDSSLIPVGSEDGTAPGSAHVHWQSNTNSVDCSPGAFQYRLDGTSSAALSSLEEDSYLLAKNYFDQHQLERCIWVLEGSKGSSDKARFLRLYSRFLMSERKLDEHGMIIPKPNGTLPATSPSLIPILKELVDVSDPFLLFLKGAILRKLNRPIEAMDCLVRSVQSFAYNWAAWQELAMTLEPGEADQMADLLPESFMVSFFREFLDRHSAQEGDATITRIDRLLESFPRSAYLLTCRAQTNVHRLEYIEAEQDFQEAWSIDPYRIDGLADYSNALYLLNRTAELAHLAHKFSSFAKDRPEVCCLVGNYYNQRSDHHRAIEAFRHALRLDSGCVPAWILLGHEYIELKNSHAAAEMYRRALKINPREYRALYGLGQVYELNGAYTYAVNYFQKCAAIRPYDGRMWSSMGICYDHLGRSQDAVSCFKRYLACRLNQGDTVMGLTRIIEVYEKERDFEAAACYHRRLVQVVDRALTGTESNVVARYARSYIIAARWEMGEIGVRSAQEREETADEKEQDGEPETVAKVGNLALANDYLQKVIAAGTEMTDSAEILLKRLAFLRD, encoded by the coding sequence ATGTCGGATGCAACAGTGTTCGACATCGACTATCCGTTCCCTGATCTCGATGCGACTCGAGCAAGGGAGTCGCTTCGCTTCGCAGCTCTCGAATTGTCCAACCGAGGGCTAGCTTCATCATCGAGATggacgctcgagctgcttcagTCCGTGCCTTACACAGGTAACCTCAACTCCGGCCTAGTCCTTTCAGACCAGAGTCGCTCCAATCATTCTGCGATGGTCACATCAACACCAGCACCGAAGCGGCGCTCACAAGCGAGATCGCTCGTTCCAGAGCATTCTACACCCGCACTTGGAGTGCATCAGCGAATGTCTGTGGAACCTGGTGCAGAGGACACATCGGCAGGCGAGGGTCTGGAGAGCTTTGCACCCGGCACTTTTTCCTCATCTCCCCTAGTCAACAGTCGCCTTGCTCATGTGGCGTCCCCGAGAGATGATCCAGACAGCTCACTCATCCCGGTCGGCAGCGAAGATGGTACTGCCCCTGGATCAGCACACGTTCATTGGCAGTCTAATACCAACTCTGTGGACTGCTCTCCTGGCGCATTTCAGTACCGCCTCGATGGCACATCATCCGCCGCATTGTCATCGCTGGAAGAAGATTCGTATCTGCTGGCTAAAAATTACTTtgatcagcatcagctcgaACGATGCATCTGGGTGCTTGAAGGTAGCAAGGGCAGCTCTGACAAGGCACGCTTCTTGCGGCTCTACTCTCGCTTTCTCATGTCCGAACGCAAGCTTGACGAACACGGGATGATCATCCCAAAGCCTAACGGAACCCTTCCTGCCACCTCTCCGAGCTTGATCCCCATCTTGAAGGAACTCGTTGATGTCTCTGACCCCTTTCTTCTCTTCCTAAAAGGCGCAATCTTGCGCAAACTCAATCGGCCCATCGAAGCGATGGACTGTCTCGTTCGCTCTGTCCAGAGCTTTGCATACAATTGGGCGGCGTGGCAAGAGCTTGCCATGACACTCGAGCCGGGCGAAGCGGATCAAATGGCCGACTTGCTGCCCGAGTCGTTCATGGTCAGCTTCTTTCGCGAATTTCTCGATCGCCACTCGGCGCAAGAAGGCGATGCGACGATCACGCGTATTGACCGACTGCTAGAGTCGTTTCCACGGTCCGCGTACCTTCTCACTTGTCGAGCCCAGACCAATGTACATCGCCTCGAATACATTGAGGCAGAGCAAGACTTTCAGGAAGCGTGGTCCATCGATCCTTACCGAATCGACGGGTTGGCCGACTACTCGAACGCTCTCTATCTGCTCAACCGCACAGCCGAGCTggctcatcttgctcacAAATTTAGCTCCTTTGCGAAAGATCGACCAGAGGTTTGCTGTCTTGTTGGTAACTACTACAACCAGCGCAGTGACCACCATCGAGCGATTGAAGCCTTCCGACATGCTcttcgactcgactcgggCTGTGTGCCTGCCTGGATTCTGCTCGGCCACGAGTATATCGAGCTGAAAAACAGCCATGCAGCTGCCGAGATGTACCGCCGAGCACTCAAAATTAACCCACGCGAGTATCGTGCGCTCTACGGCTTGGGCCAGGTGTACGAGCTCAATGGAGCTTACACGTACGCGGTCAACTACTTCCAAAAATGCGCGGCGATTCGACCGTATGACGGACGGATGTGGTCAAGTATGGGCATCTGTTATGATCACCTCGGTCGATCACAGGATGCTGTTTCGTGCTTCAAGCGCTACCTCGCTTGCCGACTCAACCAAGGCGATACGGTGATGGGTTTGACGCGGATCATCGAGGTGTACGAAAAGGAGCGAGATTTTGAAGCAGCGGCTTGCTACCATCGTCGTCTCGTTCAGGTCGTTGACCGCGCGCTGACTGGCACCGAGTCCAACGTGGTTGCGAGATATGCGCGCTCCTACATCATTGCAGCGAGGTGGGAGATGGGTGAGATCGGCGTCAGATCAGCACAAGAGCGGGAAGAAACAGCTGATGAGAAGGAACAAGATGGCGAGCCAGAGACCGTAGCTAAGGTTGGCAATTTGgcgctcgccaacgatTACCTGCAGAAAGTAATTGCTGCAGGCACCGAGATGACAGACAGCGCCGAAATTTTGCTGAAGCGGCTCGCCTTCCTGCGGGAttga
- a CDS encoding putative E2 ubiquitin-conjugating enzyme, whose amino-acid sequence MASSKRIGKELADLTKEPVDGISVEPKEDNIYKWVARLKGPAKSPYAGGTFLVDMDFPIEYPFKSPKVKFNTRIYHPNIDESGNLCVGILKSEAWKPSTKAVTILLSILQLLDEPNADDALVASIAELYNKDRAKFDKTAQEYTKKYASA is encoded by the exons ATGGCCTCATCAAAACGAATTGGCAAAGAACTCGCCGACCTCACCAAGGAACCCGTCGATGGTATCAGTGTCGAGCCCAAGGAGGACAACATTTACAAATGGGTCGCTAGGCTCAAGGGACCCGCAAAGAGCCCTTATGCAGGAGGCACTTTCTTGGTCGACATGGACTTCCCCATAGAGTATCCATTCAAGTCGCCCAAAGTGAAATTCAACACCCGCATCTATCATCCTAACATTGATGAGAGTGGAA ATCTCTGTGTTGGTATCCTCAAGAGCGAGGCTTGGAAACCTAGCACCAAGGCGGTGACCA TCTTACTGTCCATACTCCAGCTCCTCGACGAGCCAAACGCTGACGATGCGTTGGTCGCTTCTATCG CTGAGCTCTACAACAAAGACCGAGCCAAGTTCGACAAGACGGCGCAGGAGTACACCAAAAAG TACGCTTCAGCATAG
- a CDS encoding uncharacterized protein (related to RNA helicase), with protein sequence MLYTKLGSPFRLVRPTAAARQLSTLSNRSAIRARIVLTAVSANLLQATSSSLQSARWAPLDRHPGLSQAFRGLSQSTKATEAATAAATSTKEPFELENVAATDSSESEISQQSTKRIKDETFASLKGSVNPSILKALTVKPFAYTNMSAVQQSVLHLLPEIADSVGESAAPMPDGQGRDMLVKAKTGTGKTIAFLVPALEARLRSIEDVRKGKFPKPWSEMLERHRPGLDVSSLQKKELDEIVKQFVNNTVGALVLSPTRELATQIADEAKKLLSHKPELKVQLLVGGASRNFQINDWRRSRPDVVVATPGRILDLLNDVGMIREAMTACRTLILDEADTLLEMGFRDDLQAIMRHLPAKVDRQNMLFSATVSPEIRAIARASLQKDHRFIDCVPAGEENVHKHIPQYATVLESAEEQIPHVVRLIAHDQLINPGKSKTIVFAPTTKMTELLADVIRGVQRHLPASTGSNVYEIHSKKDQRARFNTSDRFRKDQSGASVLVTSDVSARGVDYPGTTRVIQVGIPSSKDQYIHRIGRTGRAGAQGRSDIVLQNFERGFLYYQLDDLPVTQLHVDDLVQEVETLSKRFDEAPEEFAVPEELVKAAKAKAKGYVVKKGVRGRDEVVRAAKPPAQICGPLTGKYSTKTLMPLIEDSLQSLEEEDAVRETFNSLLGFYLGKGDELRTSKMSVLEGVKQWSVEAGRLEQPPYLSDAFMQKLGISLRDRNGGSGFSRRHGGGGNSRSFGRGRFSKDEDAGGSGGRFAIDGRGRTGSRSSGGRGSSWGSGRDARESRFSRDSSSSKW encoded by the coding sequence ATGTTGTACACCAAGTTGGGCAGCCCGTTTCGGCTCGTACGACCAACAGCGGCCGCTCGACAGCTCTCGACGTTGTCAAACAGATCAGCTATCCGAGCTCGTATTGTATTAACTGCCGTATCGGCGAATCTGCTTCAAGCTACTTCGTCTTCTCTCCAATCTGCGCGATGGGCGCCTTTGGATCGCCACCCGGGCTTGTCACAGGCATTCCGAGGCCTTTCGCAATCCACTAAGGCCACAGAAGCAGCCACTGCCGCTGCTACATCCACAAAAGAACCCTTCGAACTAGAGAATGTTGCGGCTACAGACAGCAGTGAAAGCGAAATCTCTCAACAAAGTACCAAACGGATCAAGGACGAGACGTTTGCATCTCTCAAAGGCTCAGTCAACCCTTCCATTCTTAAGGCTTTGACCGTCAAGCCATTCGCCTATACCAACATGTCAGCAGTACAACAAAGCGTCCTTCACCTCCTTCCCGAGATTGCGGATAGCGTTGGAGAGTCTGCTGCACCAATGCCCGACGGACAGGGCAGGGACATGCTCGTCAAGGCAAAGACTGGTACCGGTAAAACTATTGCCTTCCTTGTACCTGCTCTTGAAGCTCGTTTGCGATCCATCGAGGACGTCCGCAAAGGCAAGTTTCCCAAGCCGTGGTCAgagatgctcgagcgaCACAGGCCTGGTCTCGATGTGTCCTCGCTCCagaagaaggagctcgatgagATTGTCAAGCAGTTTGTCAACAACACCGTGGGTGCCCTCGTCCTTTCACCAACTCGAGAACTGGCCACTCAGATTGCCGACGAGGCGAAAAAGCTGCTCTCCCACAAGCCTGAATTGAAGGtgcagctcctcgtcggtgGCGCAAGCCGAAACTTTCAGATCAATGACTGGAGGCGGTCAAGACCTGACGTGGTCGTCGCTACTCCTGGTCGTATCCTTGACCTGCTCAACGATGTCGGCATGATTCGGGAAGCCATGACGGCTTGCCGTACGCTTATtctcgacgaggccgacACGCTTCTCGAAATGGGTTTCCGCGACGACTTGCAGGCCATCATGCGCCACCTGCCCGCCAAAGTTGACCGCCAGAACATGCTCTTCAGTGCGACCGTCAGCCCCGAAATCCGCGCCATCGCTCGTGCCAGTTTGCAAAAGGATCACCGCTTCATCGACTGCGTTCCTGCCGGCGAAGAGAACGTTCACAAGCACATTCCTCAGTACGCTACTGTTCTAGAATCAGCAGAAGAGCAGATCCCTCACGTTGTGCGTCTCATCGCCCACGATCAGCTCATCAATCCCGGAAAATCAAAGACCATCGTCTTTGCACCTACTACAAAGATGACTGAGCTGTTAGCCGACGTGATTCGTGGCGTCCAGCGCCATTTGCCCGCCTCAACAGGCTCGAATGTTTATGAGATCCACAGCAAAAAGGACCAGCGGGCGCGTTTCAACACCAGTGATCGTTTTCGCAAGGACCAGAGTGGCGCCAGCGTCCTCGTCACCAGCGACGTCAGTGCTCGTGGTGTAGACTACCCCGGTACCACCCGTGTTATCCAGGTCGGCATCCCCAGCAGCAAGGACCAGTACATCCACCGTATCGGCCGAACGGGTCGTGCCGGCGCTCAAGGACGATCCGACATTGTGCTCCAGAACTTCGAACGTGGCTTCCTCTACTATCAGTTGGACGATCTCCCTGTCACCCAGCTGCatgtcgacgatctcgtACAAGAGGTTGAGACGCTatcgaagcgcttcgatGAGGCTCCCGAGGAGTTCGCAGTTCCAGAGGAGCTTGTTAAGGCGGCAAaggccaaagccaaggGCTATGTGGTCAAGAAGGGCGTCCGTGGACGTGACGAGGTAGTCCGTGCAGCTAAGCCTCCTGCCCAGATTTGTGGACCTCTCACCGGCAAATACAGCACCAAGACGCTTATGCCGCTTATCGAGGATTCTCTTCAGTCGCttgaggaagaggacgcCGTACGTGAGACCTTTAATtcgctgctcggcttctACCTCGGCAAgggcgacgagctgcgcacCAGCAAGATGTCGGTGCTTGAGGGCGTCAAGCAATGGTCGGTCGAAGCTGGCAGGCTGGAACAACCACCTTATCTCAGCGATGCCTTCATgcagaagctcggcatctcgCTCCGTGACCGCAACGGAGGCAGCGGCTTCTCTCGTCGACATGGCGGAGGCGGTAATTCGCGCTCATTCGGGCGCGGCCGTTTTAGcaaggacgaagacgcCGGCGGCAGCGGAGGTCGCTTCGCTATCGATGGACGTGGGCGAACCGGTTCACGATCGAGCGGTGGACGGGGCAGCAGCTGGGGAAGCGGTCGCGATGCTCGTGAGAGCCGTTTCAGCCGCGacagcagctccagcaaGTGGTGA
- a CDS encoding uncharacterized protein (related to cytochrome-b5 reductase), with the protein MVLIEQVVLVASILITFGTCLAATKYAARLFPHFEPLQFYDEATNPMELNIVLAFVVGLIGSVVVLLYFDSQKIKPVLNPTQWQQYRLMEKQKLSDNTALYRFKLPRSNNILGLPIGQHISVQANMGGKTVVRSYTPTSSDDDHGFFDLVVKSYEQGNVSKYIGSMKIGDLLSVKGPKGQMRYAPGLSRHIGMIAGGTGLTPCLQIIRAALKNPADKTQIDFIYANVKETDILLKDELDELALKHKDQFRISYFLNEAPEGWKGGVGFVTKEALEKNLPKPANDIKVLMCGPPPMIKAMTGHLEALGYEKPRTVSKLEDQVFCF; encoded by the coding sequence ATGGTCCtgatcgagcaagtcgtTCTGGTTGcttccatcttgatcaCTTTCGGTACTTGTCTTGCCGCAACCAAGTACGCCGCTAGGCTTTTCCCCCACTTCGAACCGCTTCAATTCTACGACGAGGCAACCAACCCAATGGAGCTCAACATTGTTCTCGCTTTTGTGGTGGGCCTGATCGGCTCAGTGGTAGTTTTGCTCTACTTTGACTCGCAGAAGATCAAGCCCGTGCTCAACCCCACCCAATGGCAGCAGTATCGTCTCATGGAGAAGCAGAAGCTCTCCGACAACACTGCCCTCTACCGCTTCAAGCTTCCCCGTTCGAACAACATCCTCGGCCTGCCCATCGGACAGCACATTTCCGTACAGGCGAACATGGGCGGCAAGACCGTTGTTCGTTCGTACACGCCCACTTCCTCGGACGATGACCATGGATTCTTTGATCTCGTTGTCAAGTCGTACGAGCAGGGCAATGTGTCCAAGTACATTGGCTCCATGAAGATCGGCGATCTCCTCTCGGTCAAGGGCCCCAAAGGTCAGATGCGTTACGCTCCCGGTCTCTCGCGCCACATTGGCATGATCGCCGGTGGTACCGGTCTCACCCCTTGCTTGCAGATCATCCGTGCCGCCCTCAAGAACCCCGCCGACAAGACTCAGATTGACTTTATCTACGCTAACGTCAAGGAGACTGACATCTTGCTCAAGGACGAACTCGATGAGCTGGCCCTTAAGCACAAGGACCAGTTCCGCATCTCCTACTTCCTCAATGAGGCCCCTGAAGGCTGGAAGGGCGGCGTTGGCTTCGTCACCAAGGAGGCTTTGGAGAAAAACCTGCCTAAACCCGCAAATGACATCAAGGTCCTCATGTGTGGTCCGCCGCCCATGATCAAGGCCATGACCGGACACCTCGAGGCTCTTGGATACGAAAAGCCTCGCACCgtcagcaagctcgaggatcAGGTCTTCTGCTTCTAA
- a CDS encoding GPI-anchor transamidase subunit GAB1 (related to GPI - transamidase subunit) — MKATSRAPGAAKVLSDRSLHPSSWLLCLALIGAALLRIGISLYTDTFELLQDRPELSTPLSSFKALMETHHLFRHPPIPVASSRSLLPSDPYSAGTVHHTPLLLPVLNYALKRLHSQGDQLPIIIIWTAADVIAGWLLFRICHAREKAKWSRQTYLYAWDQSRALKVTVMFLFNPYTVATCISRSSVSLEVVALLAATHSAMSGSAVLLAVCWTVSSLLSLYPILLLPMLIQLCRQRAGELVYESEIVRIGQNASSTDVKAARQLGFLADRVRSAKRLAGFKCVLFMPTVLAGGLWVSRAIVLSPGKASASTILVNLPDILQVPIDEGWTWIEQVYGSVVLCTDLTPNLGLWWYFFMEIFDHFRDFFLLTFNVHLACYALPFAIKYRQDPLFGVTLMTGVIAVFKSYPTIGDHALFLGLLSLHDQIFEYMRYPLVTALTYAYCTCLSPAFHHLWLNAGSANANFFFAITLVWALGGGMLVLDAMWAWGRERWESERSPIRSRIRRKSEQHIDTDASIDTVASDAPSVTADAAMEEVDKPRRRIVVQV, encoded by the coding sequence ATGAAGGCGACAAGTCGTGCGCCTGGAGCGGCCAAGGTGCTCTCTGATCGAAGCCTTCATCCATCGAGCTGGTTGCTGTGCCTGGCATTGATAGGCGCAGCTTTGCTTCGCATCGGCATTTCTCTATACACAGATACATTCGAGCTGCTACAAGACCGTCCCGAACTAAGCACGCCCCTGAGTAGCTTCAAGGCGCTCATGGAGACGCACCATCTCTTCCGACACCCGCCAATACCTGTTGCGTCCTCACGGTCTCTTTTGCCCTCGGATCCGTATTCGGCTGGCACCGTCCACCACACCCCGCTACTTCTTCCTGTCCTCAACTACGCACTCAAGCGCTTACACTCACAAGGCGATCAGCTacccatcatcatcattTGGACAGCGGCTGATGTGATCGCAGGCtggctcctcttccgcatATGTCACGCTCGAGAAAAGGCCAAGTGGTCGCGACAGACCTATCTGTACGCTTGGGATCAGAGCAGAGCGTTGAAGGTAACCGTCATGTTCCTATTCAACCCTTACACCGTTGCCACTTGCATCTCGAGAAGCTCCGTATCGCTTGAGGTGGTTGCTCTCCTTGCTGCAACTCATTCCGCCATGTCCGGCTCGGCCGTCTTGCTTGCTGTCTGTTGGACAGTCTCCTCGTTACTTTCGCTCTATCCGATCCTGTTGCTACCCATGCTCATTCAATTATGCCGACAGAGAGCAGGCGAACTCGTCTACGAAAGCGAAATTGTCCGTATTGGTCAGAATGCTTCCTCAACCGATGTCAAAGCTGCACGCCAGTTGGGCTTCCTTGCGGATCGTGTTCGGTCCGCAAAGCGCTTGGCAGGATTCAAGTGCGTTCTCTTCATGCCAACCGTGCTTGCTGGCGGGCTATGGGTCTCACGAGCCATTGTTCTAAGCCCAGGCAAGGCTTCAGCAAGTACCATTCTCGTCAATTTACCCGACATTCTTCAAGTGCCCATTGACGAAGGCTGGACATGGATCGAACAAGTCTACGGCTCGGTCGTCTTGTGCACAGATCTTACACCGAATCTGGGTCTATGGTGGTATTTCTTCATGGAAATCTTTGATCATTTCCGTGACTTTTTCTTGCTCACCTTCAACGTGCATCTCGCCTGCTATGCTCTGCCCTTCGCCATCAAGTACAGACAGGATCCGCTCTTCGGCGTTACTCTCATGACCGGTGTCATTGCCGTGTTCAAGAGCTATCCGACGATAGGCGACCATGCGCTATTTTTGGgcctgctgagcttgcACGACCAGATCTTCGAGTATATGCGCTATCCTTTGGTAACGGCGCTGACGTATGCATATTGCACGTGCCTATCGCCTGCCTTCCACCACCTGTGGCTGAATGCAGGTTCGGCCAATGCCAACTTCTTCTTCGCCATCACCTTGGTATGGGCATTGGGCGGGGGGATGCTGGTACTCGATGCTATGTGGGCATGGGGTCGGGAGCGCTGGGAAAGTGAGAGGTCGCCAATCCGCTCGCGTATCCGACGAAAAAGTGAACAGCACATTGATACTGATGCATCAATCGACACTGTTGCATCTGACGCTCCATCAGTTACGGCGGATGCGGCGATGGAAGAGGTCGACAagccaagacgacgaaTTGTTGTACAAGTATAG
- a CDS encoding putative ADP-ribosylation factor: MGLLTIIRKTKLRSHEFRFLFLGLDNAGKTTILKKLQNQPQSEIEAISPTLGFAIQTFQYQGFHLNVWDIGGQKSLRPYWKNYFEKTDAIIWVVDSSDTARLSDCKEELEKLLQEERLHGATILIFANKQDLPGALSAEQIKSHLELDKVSNHSWRIQPCSAYTGANLVDGLDWSVKDVADRIYYHGDAKSTLAMSMASVEDQPTT; the protein is encoded by the coding sequence ATGGGTCTGCTCACTATCATTCGCAAGACCAAGTTGCGCTCTCATGAGTTTCGTTTCCTATTCCTTGGCCTCGATAATGCCGGCAAGACCACCATCCTCAAAAAACTGCAGAATCAGCCGCAGTCTGAGATCGAAGCAATCTCACCGACATTAGGCTTTGCGATCCAGACGTTTCAGTATCAAGGTTTCCATCTCAATGTCTGGGATATTGGCGGCCAGAAGAGTCTTCGTCCATACTGGAAGAACTACTTTGAAAAGACCGATGCCATCATATGGGTTGTCGATTCCTCTGATACTGCCAGACTCTCGGACTGCAAggaggagctcgaaaagctgTTGCAGGAGGAACGTCTACATGGCGCTACCATCCTCATCTTTGCGAACAAGCAGGATCTTCCCGGTGCTTTGTCTGCGGAGCAAATCAAATctcatctcgagctcgacaaggtctCGAACCATAGCTGGCGCATCCAGCCGTGCAGTGCTTACACAGGCGCTAATCTCGTGGACGGCCTCGACTGGTCAGTCAAGGATGTAGCCGATCGAATCTACTATCACGGCGATGCCAAGTCTACGCTGGCTATGTCCATGGCGTCTGTTGAAGACCAACCAACCACGTGA
- a CDS encoding uncharacterized protein (related to Progesterone 5-beta-reductase): MSLQRNYLVWGANGVSGIAALRALVEQPKETVGAILAVSRRQPQVDLKDERIKFVSIDILKAPVDEIAEQLRANGGDKVSVALHYTYIEKKDAQELLDVNHVLLSKALDATYAAAGKSLKHFHLQTGYKWYSLHLANKDIASPVPYKEDAPRGPTDPPNFYYDQVDTLVAHAKKHGYAWSETRPNTIIGAAKGNFMNQAVSTSLYLTLEKAKGKTEVEYPGNKLNWDQIFVSQSTAINNARFQVFLTDPGNAAKTENQSFNIEDGDKRTLGQIWQDLGKELGLKILPPTLETKYNEKPPKLSLSLDEWSKRSENVEAWEKLTKEKGGDPKAFADHATFAFADFTLGATFDQQGCLDKAREAGWHVVCDTVKDGYLDTYYYLQQIGTLPQL, encoded by the coding sequence ATGTCTTTGCAACGCAATTACCTGGTTTGGGGCGCCAATGGCGTATCCGGTATCGCggcgcttcgagctctcgtcgagcagcccAAGGAAACGGTGGGCGCCATATTGGCGGTATCTCGCCGTCAACCGCAGGTAGACTTGAAAGATGAACGTATCAAGTtcgtctcgatcgacatTCTCAAGGCTCCCGTCGACGAAATCGCCGAACAGCTTAGGGCCAACGGCGGCGACAAGGTGAGTGTAGCTCTGCACTACACCTACATCGAAAAGAAGGACGCTCAGGAGCTGTTGGACGTCAATCATGTCTTGCTCAGCAAGGCACTCGATGCCACTTATGCTGCGGCCGGAAAGTCACTCAAGCACTTCCACCTGCAGACGGGCTACAAGTGGTACTCGCTGCATCTTGCCAACAAGGACATCGCATCTCCAGTACCCTACAAGGAGGATGCACCACGCGGACCCACCGATCCTCCAAACTTCTACTACGATCAGGTCGACACTCTGGTTGCGCATGCCAAAAAGCACGGCTATGCTTGGTCCGAGACGCGACCCAACACGATCATCGGTGCCGCCAAGGGCAACTTCATGAACCAAGCCGTCTCCACCAGCCTCTACCTCACACTCGAAAAGGCCAAAGGTAAGACCGAAGTGGAGTACCCCGGTAACAAGCTTAACTGGGACCAAATCTTTGTGTCTCAGAGCACTGCCATCAACAATGCTCGTTTCCAAGTATTCCTCACCGACCCGGGGAATGCAGCCAAGACGGAAAACCAGTCGTTCAACATCGAAGACGGCGACAAACGCACACTGGGTCAGATCTGGCAGGATCTGGGTAAAGAATTGGGCCTCAAGATCCTTCCTCCTACGCTCGAGACAAAGTACAACGAGAAACCTCCCAAGCtaagcttgagcttggacgaGTGGAGCAAGCGGTCGGAGAACGTGGAGGCCTGGGAAAAGTTGACCAAGGAAAAGGGTGGTGACCCGAAGGCTTTCGCTGACCATGCGACCTTTGCCTTTGCGGATTTCACGCTGGGTGCCACATTTGACCAGCAGGGATGCCTTGACAAGGCCAGGGAGGCAGGTTGGCATGTGGTGTGTGATACGGTCAAGGATGGGTACTTGGACACCTATTACTACCTTCAGCAGATTGGAACGCTCCCGCAGCTCTGA